The proteins below come from a single Dermacentor albipictus isolate Rhodes 1998 colony chromosome 7, USDA_Dalb.pri_finalv2, whole genome shotgun sequence genomic window:
- the LOC139047820 gene encoding uncharacterized protein, protein MISTGCPQDDCCRTWTSGSYPDVRGSFNAHWVRVGQALSTPRVITTGVPQGSVLSPFLFNAALAGLPAALPADTRHHTQCSIYADDVALWVRGPRRCLPAVRRSLQGALDARPPVENRHRPPSVEADSDVRVYLGLTIDHRLTWIPATKALSAKVRRVHAAVGRLLQRGRGCSTKWALRLNKAAATSSLLYALPLVSLTHARKAQLEVLHRTAIRNVLGLPRHSKIAATLAEAGEWPLSLLMLQRGLGHIDRLHRAPDGQALLDRLRSLPASRMGNLCRLYEETVPQLPVAVALPPPHHGPPDVHLSLRGLAKRRAPAADLQQAAACKLQEELEGHLLVFTDGSVLPSGSAAAACTVPTLDCHRQCRLPFAASSTAAELAGLHLAADLLAEHLPQQPVAVVCDSKPALQALVNPRRAGLTVVLLLAKLTALATAGLPVSFHWLPSHVGVAGNEEADTYAKAAHHDVVPVTRAVAASDYTRHRLRCLLTSIHPDPRVASGKAPKPLPENGLSRRDRSTLLRLRTGCTWTAARLYAKGRTTSPACKRCGDPETLEHLLCACPSLAQERSTAVVAKYCTRVANPALVSSGVARSSGTRGP, encoded by the exons ATGATATCCACTGGATGTCCCCAGGACGACTGCTGTAGGACTTGGACGTCGGGATCTTATCCGGACGTCCGAGGGAGTTTCAATGCCCATTGGGTACGAGTGGGCCAGGCGCTCAGCACCCCTCGAGTCATCACCACCGGCGTGCCGCAGGGATCGGTGCTGAGCCCGTTTCTGTTCAATGCAGCCCTGGCAGGTCTGCCAGCCGCTCTACCGGCAGACACCCGGCACCACACGCAATGCTCCATCTACGCTGATGATGTGGCGCTCTGGGTCCGGGGACCAAGGCGGTGCCTTCCAGCCGTCCGGAGATCACTGCAGGGGGCCCTGGACGCA CGTCCACCAGTTGAGAATCGGCACCGACCCCCTTCCGTGGAAGCAGACAGTGACGTACGCGTATACCTTGGCCTCACCATAGACCACCGGCTGACGTGGATCCCGGCAACTAAAGCCCTCAGCGCCAAGGTGCGCCGTGTTCATGCAGCCGTGGGCCGACTCCTTCAACGGGGCCGAGGATGCTCCACGAAGTGGGCCCTGCGCCTGAACAAGGCTGCAGCAACATCGTCCTTGTTGTATGCCCTGCCGCTGGTTTCCCTGACGCATGCCAGGAAAGCACAACTAGAGGTTCTGCACAGGACGGCCATCAGAAATGTCCTGGGGCTTCCAAGGCACTCCAAGATCGCCGCAACACTGGCTGAGGCCGGCGAATGGCCACTGTCACTGCTCATGTTGCAACGGGGACTGGGGCATATTGACAGGCTACATCGCGCACCAGACGGCCAGGCTCTTCTAGACCGGCTCCGGAGCCTGCCGGCTTCACGTATGGGCAACCTGTGTCGCCTCTATGAGGAGACAGTTCCTCAACTACCTGTGGCAGTGGCTCTTCCTCCTCCCCATCACGGACCTCCGGATGTGCACCTCTCCCTCAGGGGGTTAGCCAAGCGGAGAGCACCAGCCGCAGACCTGCAGCAGGCGGCAGCCTGCAAGCTCCAGGAGGAGTTGGAAGGACACCTGCTGGTGTTCACGGATGGTTCAGTCCTCCCCAGCGGGTCGGCTGCAGCGGCATGCACAGTTCCAACTCTCGACTGTCACAGGCAGTGTAGGCTCCCGTTTGCAGCAAGCTCTACTGCAGCTGAGCTCGCGGGGCTGCACCTGGCTGCCGACCTCCTTGCTGAGCACCTTCCCCAGCAGCCGGTGGCGGTGGTGTGCGACTCCAAGCCAGCGCTCCAGGCCCTCGTCAACCCTCGGCGGGCAGGACTTACAGTGGTGCTGCTGCTTGCCAAGTTAACGGCTCTAGCCACCGCCGGACTCCCAGTGTCCTTCCACTGGCTGCCCTCACATGTCGGGGTAGCCGGTAACGAGGAGGCAGATACCTACGCCAAAGCTGCCCATCATGATGTAGTCCCGGTCACCAGAGCGGTAGCGGCTTCGGACTACACGAGACATCGGCTACGGTGCCTGCTCACCTCCATTCATCCGGACCCCCGAGTGGCTAGTGGCAAAGCCCCCAAGCCACTTCCAGAGAACGGCCTCTCCAGAAGAGACCGTTCCACACTCCTGCGCTTGCGGACTGGCTGCACCTGGACTGCGGCCCGGCTGTACGCCAAAGGCCGCACCACGTCGCCTGCCTGCAAGAGGTGCGGGGaccccgagactctggagcaccttctctgtgcttgcccatccttggcgcaggaacgctccaca gcggttgtggccaagtactgcaccagggtggccaatcctgctctggtgagcagtggtgtagctaggtcttctggcacccggggcccatag